The Lichenihabitans psoromatis genome contains a region encoding:
- a CDS encoding recombinase family protein — protein sequence MNIGYARVSTIDQNLDLQRDALQQAGCERVFEEKKSGKAGTRRPEFEAAIAFLRPEDVLIVWKLDRLGRSLVEMMRTIDTLRRDSVRFQSLTEKFDSDTAHGRFALQMHGAMAEYFLDLNRERTMEGLKAALARGRKGGRRKKLTEADQAAARAMLREATIPVAQIAQRLGVSRTTFYGYFPAARSRSNTEAV from the coding sequence ATGAATATTGGATATGCTCGCGTATCGACTATCGATCAGAATCTCGACCTTCAGCGCGACGCCCTGCAGCAGGCCGGATGCGAACGCGTATTCGAGGAGAAGAAGTCCGGCAAGGCCGGCACGCGGCGACCCGAGTTCGAGGCTGCGATCGCGTTCCTCCGTCCGGAAGACGTTCTGATCGTTTGGAAGCTCGATCGCCTCGGGCGCTCGCTGGTCGAGATGATGCGCACCATCGACACGCTGCGGCGCGACAGCGTCCGTTTCCAGAGCCTGACCGAGAAGTTCGACAGCGACACCGCTCACGGCCGCTTCGCACTCCAGATGCACGGGGCCATGGCGGAGTACTTCCTCGACCTCAATCGCGAACGCACCATGGAGGGGCTGAAAGCTGCCCTGGCGCGTGGTCGCAAGGGCGGCCGGCGTAAGAAGCTGACCGAGGCCGACCAGGCTGCTGCCCGTGCCATGCTGAGAGAGGCGACCATCCCCGTAGCCCAGATCGCGCAGCGCCTCGGGGTCAGCCGAACGACCTTCTACGGTTACTTCCCGGCCGCGCGGTCCCGTAGCAACACGGAGGCCGTCTGA
- a CDS encoding sugar ABC transporter substrate-binding protein — protein MTKTPRFPLSQTASRRIVVAAFGAAVACAAAPIAGASAEETIIAISFPNASTIGAVVTEIEGAKKKGAEMGYKVVVDDPSTDLNKQINTIKTWTEQKVGAIVCDALQPAAFESVAKQARAAGVKWITYGEKLENQDATVGYAQYADGHTLGEYAGSWIAGKPGFKAKVVILGYQKGVWGQLRGKGIKEGLLAKAPNVDIVAEQDAISPTEGLNVTRSILQAHPDANVILGVEDPATEGAYKAWIASGKDKADPNAFIGGMDGTAPALKLLKEGGTVYRASMAIPLVAVGEAMITTADALIKGRKPGDDIVPLELVTEKSPKAEEYLMQQGEK, from the coding sequence ATGACCAAGACACCCAGGTTTCCGCTGTCGCAAACCGCGTCGCGCCGCATCGTGGTGGCCGCGTTCGGTGCGGCAGTTGCTTGTGCGGCCGCGCCCATAGCAGGCGCGAGTGCCGAAGAAACGATCATCGCCATCAGCTTTCCAAATGCGTCGACAATCGGCGCCGTCGTAACGGAGATCGAGGGCGCCAAGAAGAAAGGTGCCGAGATGGGCTACAAGGTCGTGGTCGACGACCCCAGCACCGACCTCAACAAACAGATCAACACGATCAAGACCTGGACGGAGCAGAAGGTCGGCGCGATCGTTTGCGACGCTCTGCAACCTGCGGCGTTCGAGTCCGTCGCCAAGCAGGCCCGAGCCGCGGGGGTCAAGTGGATCACCTACGGTGAGAAGCTTGAGAATCAAGATGCCACGGTCGGATACGCGCAATATGCCGATGGGCATACCCTGGGCGAATATGCGGGTAGCTGGATCGCAGGCAAGCCGGGCTTCAAGGCCAAGGTCGTGATCCTGGGCTACCAGAAGGGCGTATGGGGCCAGTTGCGTGGCAAAGGCATCAAGGAAGGCCTGCTGGCCAAGGCGCCCAATGTAGACATCGTTGCCGAGCAGGATGCGATCAGCCCAACCGAGGGCCTCAACGTGACGCGTTCTATTCTCCAGGCCCATCCCGACGCCAACGTGATCCTGGGCGTCGAGGATCCCGCCACCGAGGGGGCCTACAAGGCCTGGATCGCGTCTGGCAAGGACAAGGCCGACCCGAATGCCTTCATCGGGGGCATGGATGGCACCGCGCCGGCCCTCAAGCTTCTGAAAGAGGGTGGCACGGTCTATCGCGCTTCGATGGCGATCCCGCTCGTCGCAGTTGGTGAAGCCATGATCACCACCGCCGACGCCCTGATCAAGGGCAGGAAGCCGGGCGACGATATCGTTCCCCTCGAACTCGTGACCGAAAAATCGCCCAAGGCCGAGGAATACCTCATGCAGCAGGGCGAAAAGTAA
- a CDS encoding CapA family protein, translated as MSSLSIVLAGDICPTRRLGPFAPEVEAVFALIRAADLAVGDFEMPLTTAGTPVQKLLNLRANPEIAQDIPALGFGILTLANNHAVDYGWTALDGTARLLQERGLQTIGVGTDRAAAALPAIRTVRGARIGVVAFSCLTPTGMGASDERPGISAIHIETAYEIDPWYQMEEPGDPSVVTVRTRVRDADRIWVEQTVRKAKADCDVLIVSVHWGFGSGDELAEYQEPLGRAFIEAGADVVHGHHPHAIHPVGFHHGKPILYGLSTLVGQQVFMPASDQVQALWAAMSADGIVAELRLDGGVPDVVLHPTMLNADRLPVLAQGIDFDRIEERIRHLSAPLGAAIVRNDHALTVTPRS; from the coding sequence ATGAGTTCTCTCTCGATCGTCCTTGCCGGCGATATCTGCCCCACGCGCAGGCTCGGGCCGTTCGCGCCGGAGGTCGAGGCCGTGTTCGCGCTGATCCGCGCGGCGGACCTCGCCGTCGGCGACTTCGAGATGCCTCTAACGACTGCCGGTACGCCCGTGCAGAAGCTTCTCAACCTCCGAGCCAATCCAGAGATAGCGCAAGACATCCCTGCTCTGGGCTTCGGGATACTCACGTTAGCCAACAATCATGCTGTCGACTACGGCTGGACGGCGCTGGACGGAACCGCCCGCCTCTTGCAGGAGAGAGGCCTGCAGACGATCGGCGTTGGTACTGACCGAGCGGCAGCGGCATTACCTGCCATTCGGACAGTGCGCGGCGCAAGGATCGGCGTTGTCGCTTTCTCCTGCCTGACTCCGACGGGCATGGGAGCGTCTGACGAGCGCCCGGGAATCTCGGCAATCCACATCGAGACCGCCTACGAGATCGATCCCTGGTACCAGATGGAGGAGCCTGGCGACCCATCGGTCGTCACCGTGCGGACCCGGGTCAGGGATGCCGATCGCATATGGGTCGAACAAACAGTCCGGAAGGCTAAGGCGGACTGCGACGTGCTGATCGTCAGCGTCCATTGGGGCTTTGGGTCGGGTGACGAACTCGCGGAGTACCAGGAGCCGCTTGGGCGAGCATTCATCGAGGCTGGCGCCGACGTGGTCCATGGCCATCATCCACACGCGATCCATCCGGTCGGTTTCCACCATGGCAAACCTATCCTCTACGGGTTGAGCACACTGGTCGGCCAACAAGTGTTCATGCCGGCCTCGGATCAGGTGCAGGCCCTCTGGGCCGCGATGTCGGCAGACGGGATCGTTGCTGAACTGCGGCTTGATGGTGGCGTCCCGGACGTCGTGCTTCATCCCACGATGTTGAATGCCGACCGGCTACCCGTGCTTGCCCAGGGGATCGACTTCGATCGGATCGAAGAGAGGATTCGGCACCTCTCCGCGCCCCTCGGAGCCGCCATCGTCCGAAACGACCACGCCCTCACCGTCACACCTCGGTCCTGA
- a CDS encoding putative bifunctional diguanylate cyclase/phosphodiesterase, with translation MSFVAHVGGSKAGRPDGDAEQALVAELAKWRRNAEQVERLVKFGSFEAGLDAGGLTWSDGTYAVFGVPAGSPITLEEALAFYDAATRDRIQQGIERAKASGEPYDLTVPFRTRAGENRWARMVGQVEIVAGSKRLFGVIRDVTSERIAEEHLRQQALQDMLTGLPNRRAFQARLEQVQSTGVERLGLCIVDVDRFKSVNDGYGHEVGDLLLKLIASRLAAAVRTTDLVARLGGDEFAIVLTGLQSKADLQRRVSSVITAVREPGLCADHMLTPSVSIGASCSRTLSPDHLLKQADIALYKAKLNGRDQYCLFEPRFRKEVEAHDRLADEVRTGLARNQFEVHYQPIVDLRTRIVRGWEALVRWRHPQRGLLLPERFAAALSDPKTSVAIDDFVLDTSLRQMRQWLDRAAPVTCLGVNVSEAQLKRPDLVERIMTGLDRHRLTPDRLKLEISEAALGEPAARSTAATMDSLAELGVVCVLDDFGMGHASLTRLKQFRVERIKLNRAFMANVGIDGYDQAIVRCMIGLGRDLGIRITAEGIETVDQLAVLRQFGCDVGQGFLFGRPMPSDDVPGFLERWEARAASLFDAVEQRTARPRLVR, from the coding sequence ATGAGCTTCGTCGCGCACGTTGGGGGGAGCAAAGCAGGGCGGCCGGACGGCGACGCCGAGCAAGCGCTGGTAGCCGAGCTGGCCAAGTGGCGTCGCAATGCCGAACAGGTCGAGCGGCTCGTTAAGTTCGGCAGCTTCGAAGCCGGCCTCGACGCGGGCGGGCTGACTTGGTCCGACGGCACCTACGCGGTGTTCGGGGTGCCTGCGGGTTCGCCGATCACGCTCGAGGAGGCGCTCGCCTTCTATGACGCCGCGACGCGTGACCGGATCCAGCAGGGGATCGAGCGCGCCAAGGCGTCCGGCGAGCCCTACGACCTCACCGTCCCGTTCCGGACTCGCGCCGGAGAAAACCGATGGGCCCGCATGGTCGGCCAGGTCGAGATCGTGGCTGGATCGAAGCGGCTGTTCGGCGTCATTCGCGATGTCACCAGCGAACGCATCGCCGAAGAGCACCTGCGCCAGCAGGCCCTCCAGGACATGCTGACAGGGTTGCCGAACCGCCGCGCATTCCAAGCCCGGCTGGAACAGGTCCAGTCGACCGGGGTAGAGCGACTGGGCCTGTGCATCGTCGACGTCGACCGGTTCAAATCCGTCAACGATGGCTACGGGCATGAGGTCGGCGACCTCTTATTGAAACTCATTGCTTCCCGCCTGGCGGCGGCGGTCCGAACAACCGACCTCGTCGCTCGCCTTGGCGGGGACGAGTTCGCCATCGTGCTCACGGGATTGCAAAGCAAGGCTGACTTGCAACGACGCGTGTCGTCCGTCATCACGGCTGTGCGCGAGCCCGGACTGTGTGCCGATCACATGTTGACACCCTCCGTCAGCATCGGAGCGTCCTGCAGTCGTACGCTGTCGCCCGACCATCTGCTGAAGCAGGCCGACATCGCACTGTACAAGGCCAAACTGAACGGACGGGACCAATACTGCCTGTTCGAGCCTCGCTTTCGCAAAGAAGTCGAAGCCCACGACCGTCTCGCCGACGAGGTAAGGACCGGCTTAGCCCGGAACCAGTTCGAGGTGCATTACCAGCCCATCGTCGATCTGCGCACCCGCATCGTCCGCGGGTGGGAGGCGCTGGTGCGGTGGCGCCATCCGCAACGCGGGTTGCTGCTTCCCGAGCGCTTTGCTGCCGCTCTGTCCGACCCGAAGACCTCGGTCGCGATCGACGACTTCGTGCTCGATACCAGCCTGCGGCAGATGCGGCAGTGGCTCGACAGGGCCGCGCCTGTCACGTGCCTGGGCGTCAATGTCTCCGAAGCGCAACTCAAGCGGCCGGATCTGGTCGAGCGGATCATGACCGGTCTCGACCGGCATCGGCTCACGCCGGATCGGCTGAAGCTCGAAATCAGTGAGGCAGCCCTGGGGGAACCTGCAGCGCGGTCCACCGCGGCGACGATGGACAGCCTTGCCGAACTTGGAGTCGTCTGCGTGCTCGACGATTTCGGCATGGGTCATGCGTCGCTGACCCGTCTCAAGCAGTTCAGGGTCGAAAGAATCAAGCTCAATCGCGCCTTCATGGCGAACGTAGGCATCGACGGCTACGATCAGGCAATCGTTCGCTGCATGATCGGTCTTGGCCGTGACCTCGGAATCCGGATCACGGCCGAGGGGATCGAGACCGTGGATCAGCTCGCCGTGCTGAGGCAGTTCGGCTGCGACGTCGGGCAAGGGTTCCTGTTTGGCCGCCCTATGCCTTCGGATGATGTCCCTGGCTTTCTCGAGCGGTGGGAGGCGAGGGCTGCATCGCTCTTCGACGCGGTTGAGCAGAGAACTGCACGGCCACGATTGGTGCGTTAG
- a CDS encoding sugar ABC transporter ATP-binding protein has product MAFAVYGLQKSYGGVEVLGGIDLEVADGEIHALLGANGAGKSTLIKCLSGAVTPDAGVIIVGAERFEALTPREARQAGVSVVYQDLSLAATLDVSDNMFLGQELRWGPFVRKRQQRIEARRWLETMGTDIAPTASLSSLGNAGLQAVEIAKALRTKPKVLILDEPTAALSEREAETLGHHLKELKKQSLPLLYVTHRLAEVFALADRVTVLRGGRVVLSGLVAEYDRDALVGAIVGEQIDRGRPKAQAGKNANREPVLRVEGLLAAGIGPMNLTVGAGEVVGVFGLVGSGRTEMLEALFGHRPAAAGKVALDGRPITLGDPKRAVAAGLALVPSDRLRKSILGPLSAGENVLLPSYARIGVLGARRRAAERVVFQQAAGRMDLRPSRIDLEAKRFSGGNQQKLVIARWLNAVQDCRVLMLDEPTQGVDVGARRDIYRALADTAAAGRGVLVTSSEPEELVQVAHRVIVLAHGFVVAVLEGAAIEEARLLSLAHALEGKDAS; this is encoded by the coding sequence ATGGCCTTCGCTGTCTACGGCCTCCAGAAATCATACGGCGGTGTCGAGGTCCTGGGTGGGATCGATCTCGAAGTCGCCGACGGCGAAATTCACGCACTGCTCGGCGCGAACGGGGCTGGAAAGTCCACGCTGATCAAGTGCCTATCGGGAGCAGTCACGCCCGACGCCGGCGTTATCATAGTCGGAGCAGAGCGCTTCGAAGCGCTGACGCCGCGCGAGGCTCGTCAGGCCGGGGTCTCGGTCGTCTACCAGGACCTCTCCCTGGCGGCGACGCTGGACGTCTCCGACAACATGTTCCTGGGTCAGGAACTCCGGTGGGGTCCGTTCGTGCGCAAGCGCCAGCAGCGGATCGAGGCCCGGCGTTGGCTGGAAACGATGGGCACCGACATCGCTCCCACAGCCTCGCTGTCATCCCTCGGCAATGCTGGGCTTCAGGCGGTCGAGATCGCCAAAGCTTTGCGGACCAAACCGAAGGTGCTGATCCTTGACGAGCCCACGGCCGCGCTGTCGGAACGTGAGGCCGAAACTCTTGGTCACCATCTCAAGGAACTCAAGAAGCAGAGCCTGCCGTTGCTCTACGTCACGCACAGGTTGGCCGAGGTCTTCGCACTTGCCGACCGCGTGACAGTTCTGCGCGGGGGCCGAGTCGTGCTCAGCGGGCTCGTGGCGGAATACGATCGCGATGCGCTGGTCGGCGCCATCGTGGGGGAGCAGATCGACCGTGGCCGGCCAAAGGCGCAGGCCGGTAAAAACGCAAACCGCGAGCCCGTGCTTCGTGTCGAGGGATTACTGGCTGCCGGGATAGGCCCCATGAATCTTACAGTTGGGGCCGGAGAGGTGGTGGGTGTGTTCGGGCTGGTCGGCTCCGGCCGCACGGAGATGCTGGAGGCACTTTTCGGCCATCGGCCCGCGGCCGCCGGCAAGGTGGCCCTGGACGGCCGGCCTATTACGCTCGGCGATCCCAAGCGGGCTGTCGCGGCCGGCTTGGCCCTGGTCCCGTCGGACCGGCTCCGCAAGAGCATTCTCGGACCGCTGTCGGCGGGCGAGAACGTCCTGCTCCCGTCCTACGCCCGCATCGGCGTCCTTGGCGCCCGCCGCCGCGCCGCCGAGCGGGTAGTGTTCCAGCAGGCTGCCGGCCGGATGGATCTCAGACCGTCCCGCATTGACCTTGAAGCGAAGCGATTCTCCGGGGGCAACCAGCAGAAACTCGTTATCGCCCGCTGGTTAAACGCTGTTCAGGACTGCCGGGTCTTGATGCTCGATGAGCCGACGCAAGGCGTCGATGTAGGGGCGCGCCGCGATATCTACCGGGCGTTGGCGGACACCGCCGCCGCCGGACGAGGCGTTCTCGTCACCTCGTCGGAACCCGAAGAACTCGTCCAGGTGGCCCATCGGGTGATCGTGCTCGCCCATGGTTTCGTCGTCGCTGTACTTGAAGGCGCCGCCATCGAGGAAGCCAGACTCCTCTCCCTCGCCCATGCCCTTGAAGGGAAGGACGCCTCATGA
- a CDS encoding isochorismatase family protein — protein sequence MIDLQNGIVALPLMPYDAGHVIARCVDLGYALAEAGGIIVLVNVDYSEGYADRPNQPADAPLSLPPEGLPENWAMLVPEIALLPAPLYITKRQHSAFYGTELDLQLRRRGITTVIICGLATNFGVEGSARDAYNLNYAVVIAADACSSTSQGFHEFAVTNILPRIALVRDTSEVIVAVGAVVY from the coding sequence GTGATCGATCTCCAGAATGGCATCGTGGCGCTGCCGTTGATGCCGTATGACGCTGGCCATGTCATCGCGCGGTGTGTCGACCTTGGGTACGCGCTCGCAGAGGCGGGCGGAATTATCGTTCTGGTCAACGTCGACTATTCCGAGGGATATGCCGACCGTCCCAACCAGCCGGCAGATGCTCCCTTGAGCTTGCCTCCCGAGGGGCTACCAGAAAACTGGGCCATGCTGGTTCCGGAAATCGCGTTGCTTCCCGCCCCCCTATACATTACCAAACGCCAACACAGTGCTTTCTACGGCACTGAACTTGATCTGCAGCTCCGCCGGCGTGGCATCACGACTGTGATTATATGCGGGCTGGCGACGAACTTCGGGGTCGAGGGCAGTGCGCGCGATGCTTACAATCTCAATTACGCCGTTGTGATCGCGGCCGATGCTTGCAGCAGCACATCACAGGGCTTCCACGAATTTGCCGTCACAAACATTCTACCTAGGATTGCGTTGGTTCGGGACACCTCCGAAGTCATAGTGGCTGTCGGTGCAGTCGTTTACTGA
- a CDS encoding ABC transporter permease has translation MNEVSKVRRRQRGLPVELVVNNILLLALLVLVVYFGSHSSAFLTVSNFKVLLTNYAAIGIVAAVMALLVIAGQVDLSIGSNIAFSAMVTAIAMTAWHLPATIGILLGIGSGALIGLLNGILCAYLGFSPIIVTLGMLSVLRGTTLLINPIEVSGLGDVLFSVGNGETLGMPNLLIVVLCAFLLSAAFLSLTVWGRYVFAIGINPQAAFLAALPVRPVLLGLFVATGAAAGASGVVLAARLDGVSPGSLGLQMELQALTIILLGGVAFAGGRGRVLGVFTAWVFLGVLDNGLTLLNVPPFVQLVASGLALVFAASLDALGTFLGPRLEQRRRVAEQLSQAKS, from the coding sequence ATGAACGAAGTCAGCAAAGTGCGCAGGCGCCAGCGCGGCCTACCCGTCGAACTCGTCGTGAACAACATCCTGCTGCTCGCGCTGTTAGTCCTCGTCGTCTACTTCGGCAGCCACAGCAGCGCATTCCTGACGGTATCAAACTTTAAGGTGCTGCTGACGAACTACGCCGCGATCGGCATCGTGGCAGCCGTCATGGCCTTGTTGGTCATCGCCGGTCAGGTAGACCTTTCGATCGGCTCGAACATCGCGTTCTCGGCGATGGTGACCGCTATCGCGATGACGGCCTGGCACCTCCCGGCGACGATCGGCATCCTGCTAGGCATAGGATCAGGCGCGCTCATAGGGCTTCTGAACGGGATCCTGTGCGCATACCTGGGGTTCAGCCCGATCATTGTGACGCTGGGCATGCTGAGCGTCCTGCGCGGCACCACTCTCCTCATCAACCCGATCGAAGTGAGTGGCTTGGGAGACGTCCTCTTCTCGGTTGGTAACGGCGAAACGCTCGGAATGCCGAACCTGCTCATCGTGGTCCTGTGCGCGTTTCTGCTGTCTGCCGCTTTTCTCTCATTAACCGTGTGGGGACGCTACGTTTTCGCCATCGGCATCAACCCCCAGGCGGCGTTCCTGGCCGCTCTTCCAGTGCGGCCGGTGCTGCTCGGGTTGTTCGTCGCGACGGGGGCCGCTGCTGGCGCCTCGGGTGTGGTCCTCGCGGCGCGCCTCGATGGTGTATCGCCCGGCTCGCTGGGGCTGCAGATGGAGTTGCAAGCGCTGACCATCATCCTGTTGGGTGGTGTCGCCTTCGCGGGGGGGCGCGGCCGCGTCCTGGGCGTCTTCACAGCATGGGTCTTCCTAGGCGTACTCGACAACGGACTGACGCTCTTGAACGTCCCGCCTTTCGTGCAACTAGTCGCGAGCGGTCTCGCGCTCGTCTTCGCAGCCAGCTTGGATGCTCTGGGAACCTTTCTTGGACCGCGATTGGAGCAGCGGCGGCGTGTCGCCGAGCAGCTAAGCCAAGCCAAGAGCTGA
- a CDS encoding putative bifunctional diguanylate cyclase/phosphodiesterase, whose translation MPAIFGRLLLVGVSLAAVSLIAWLGWSGQQARDEARSASQHAIRVAELRGTIAYLDEWMTQSARLAAASGEHRWADRFDEAAPKLNAALAEAAGLASPETRTAMAGTTGEAHRDLVTMERRALALAAADDLASARTLLDGPEFAYLKDVYASGVEIFGQNLATYTETRTELLNDRAWREAMGLALAVLAVVSAGLSIRGRVRHARDLGRVATVALIDTLTDLPNRRGFYEAAASLLAEPFDEENALLLIDLDRFKTVNDAHGHPAGDEVLKLVASRLRGIVRGGDIVARLGGDEFALMLGTDRGVAWTGSRSEAVAARILAALAEPFVLEDGTAVRIGASVGIAPRDVDCKVLSDLIHRADVALSRAKAGGRHCFRVFEPAMEAKVRARALLERDLRLAIVEDAIVPHYQPLVDLRTGAMVGVEMLARWPHPLHGMVPPDAFIPIAEELGLIGHMTERLLARACRETAGWPGDVTIACNLSPLQLADSGLSLAIQEVLERTGFPPHRLELEITESALVGDLDLARASLGQLKAIGVRLALDDFGTGYSSLRHLQTLPFDKIKIDRSFVAAMSDNAESGKIVAAVVGLGHSLGLSTVAEGIETEAIAGLLRTLGCDIGQGWLFGKPVPAHRIAALLGAEQLGPDAAAVAA comes from the coding sequence GTGCCGGCAATCTTCGGCCGCCTCCTCCTTGTCGGGGTTTCCTTGGCGGCCGTGTCGCTCATCGCGTGGCTCGGCTGGAGCGGGCAGCAGGCACGCGACGAGGCCCGCTCCGCCTCCCAGCATGCGATCCGCGTCGCGGAGTTGCGTGGTACGATTGCGTACCTCGACGAATGGATGACCCAGTCGGCACGGTTGGCCGCGGCCTCGGGCGAGCATCGCTGGGCGGACCGCTTCGATGAGGCGGCCCCCAAGCTCAATGCTGCGCTTGCCGAGGCGGCCGGGCTCGCCTCGCCGGAGACCCGTACCGCGATGGCCGGCACCACGGGCGAAGCCCACCGCGACCTCGTCACCATGGAACGGCGAGCACTCGCCCTCGCCGCAGCCGACGACCTCGCGTCGGCGCGGACGTTGCTCGACGGACCGGAGTTCGCCTACCTCAAGGACGTCTACGCGTCCGGCGTCGAGATCTTCGGCCAGAACCTCGCCACCTACACCGAGACCCGAACCGAACTCCTGAACGATCGCGCATGGCGAGAGGCGATGGGCCTGGCGCTCGCGGTCCTGGCCGTGGTGTCGGCCGGCCTGTCGATCCGCGGTCGGGTGCGGCACGCCCGAGACCTTGGCCGCGTCGCCACGGTGGCTCTCATCGACACCTTGACCGACCTGCCGAACCGCCGTGGTTTCTACGAGGCTGCCGCGAGTCTCCTGGCTGAACCGTTCGACGAGGAGAACGCCCTACTGCTGATCGACCTCGACCGCTTCAAGACCGTTAACGACGCCCACGGCCATCCGGCCGGCGACGAGGTGCTCAAGCTTGTCGCAAGCCGATTGCGCGGCATCGTGCGCGGGGGCGATATCGTCGCTCGCCTCGGCGGAGACGAGTTCGCGCTCATGCTCGGTACGGATCGAGGCGTGGCTTGGACCGGGTCGCGATCGGAGGCCGTCGCCGCGCGCATCCTCGCGGCTCTGGCGGAGCCGTTCGTGCTCGAAGACGGCACCGCCGTCCGGATCGGCGCGAGCGTCGGCATCGCGCCCCGGGATGTCGACTGCAAGGTGCTAAGCGACCTCATTCACAGGGCCGACGTCGCCCTATCCCGCGCGAAGGCCGGAGGCCGTCACTGCTTCCGCGTCTTCGAGCCCGCGATGGAGGCGAAGGTGCGCGCGCGGGCGCTCCTGGAGCGCGACCTTCGCCTCGCGATCGTCGAGGACGCGATCGTGCCGCACTACCAGCCGCTCGTCGACCTGCGGACCGGCGCGATGGTCGGGGTCGAGATGCTGGCGCGGTGGCCTCATCCGCTCCACGGGATGGTGCCACCCGATGCCTTCATCCCGATCGCGGAGGAACTCGGCCTTATCGGGCACATGACCGAGCGACTGCTGGCCAGGGCTTGTCGAGAGACCGCTGGCTGGCCTGGCGACGTCACCATCGCCTGCAATCTGTCGCCCCTGCAGCTCGCCGATTCCGGTCTGTCGTTGGCGATCCAAGAGGTGCTCGAACGAACCGGGTTCCCGCCGCATCGGTTGGAACTCGAGATCACGGAGAGTGCGCTCGTCGGCGACCTCGATCTCGCGCGTGCGTCGCTCGGGCAGTTGAAAGCTATCGGGGTGCGCCTTGCACTTGACGACTTCGGGACGGGCTACTCCAGCCTGAGGCATCTGCAGACGCTGCCCTTCGACAAGATCAAGATCGATCGGAGCTTCGTGGCGGCCATGTCGGACAACGCCGAAAGCGGGAAGATCGTCGCCGCCGTCGTAGGGCTGGGCCATAGCCTGGGACTTTCGACGGTCGCGGAAGGCATCGAGACCGAAGCGATCGCCGGCCTGTTGCGAACGCTCGGCTGCGACATCGGGCAGGGCTGGCTCTTCGGCAAGCCGGTCCCCGCGCACCGGATCGCGGCCCTGCTCGGCGCGGAGCAACTCGGGCCCGACGCGGCGGCGGTCGCGGCATGA
- a CDS encoding IS3 family transposase (programmed frameshift), with the protein MGRRPKPEEIVSKLRQVDVLVSQGKTVADSVRSIGVTEVTYYRWRKEFGGLKLDQVKRLKELETENMRLRKAIADLTLDKLILKEAAFGKLLSPARRRVCIEHVRQHLPVSERRVCAALGQHRSTQRKAPRGFDDEEALTGDIIELARQYGRYGYRKIAALLRDAGWLVNDKRVERIWRCEGLKVPAKQPKKGRLWLNDGSCIRLRPEHRDHVWSYDFVEDRTHDGRKFRTLNVVDEFTRECLAIRVARKLNSTDVIDVLSDLFILRGVPGHIRSDNGPEFIAQAVQDWITAVGAKTAYIAPGSPWENGYVESFNARFRDELLDGEIFYSLKEAQVIIESWRRHYNTVRPHGSIGYKPPAPEVFVPAFAAWPAAKPRPSPPAMLRVAPRPTMN; encoded by the exons ATGGGAAGACGACCGAAGCCTGAAGAGATCGTGAGCAAGCTGCGTCAGGTCGACGTGTTGGTCTCACAGGGGAAGACCGTTGCGGACTCGGTTCGCTCGATCGGGGTGACCGAGGTCACCTACTACCGGTGGCGGAAGGAGTTCGGCGGCTTGAAGCTTGACCAGGTCAAGCGCCTGAAGGAGCTGGAGACGGAGAACATGCGGCTTCGCAAGGCGATCGCCGACCTCACGCTCGACAAGCTGATTCTGAAGGAGGCGGCCT TCGGGAAACTTCTGAGCCCCGCGCGCCGGCGCGTCTGCATCGAGCATGTGCGACAGCATTTGCCTGTCTCCGAGCGCCGCGTCTGTGCGGCGCTCGGTCAGCACCGCTCGACGCAGCGCAAGGCGCCGCGGGGCTTTGACGACGAAGAGGCGTTGACGGGCGACATCATCGAGCTGGCGCGGCAGTACGGCCGCTACGGCTATCGCAAGATCGCGGCGTTGCTGCGCGATGCCGGGTGGCTGGTAAACGACAAGCGGGTCGAGCGCATCTGGCGATGCGAAGGGCTGAAGGTGCCGGCCAAGCAGCCGAAGAAGGGACGTCTCTGGCTCAACGACGGCTCCTGCATTCGCCTCCGGCCCGAGCACCGCGATCACGTCTGGTCGTACGACTTTGTCGAGGATCGCACGCATGACGGCCGCAAGTTCAGGACCCTCAATGTCGTCGACGAGTTCACCCGGGAGTGCCTGGCCATCCGGGTCGCGCGCAAGCTCAACTCGACCGACGTCATTGACGTTCTGTCCGACCTGTTCATCCTGCGCGGCGTGCCTGGTCACATCCGTTCGGACAACGGCCCCGAGTTCATCGCCCAGGCTGTGCAAGACTGGATCACGGCGGTTGGAGCAAAGACCGCCTATATTGCCCCAGGCAGCCCGTGGGAGAACGGCTACGTCGAGTCGTTCAACGCTCGCTTCCGAGACGAGCTGCTCGACGGAGAGATCTTCTACTCGCTCAAGGAAGCTCAGGTCATCATCGAAAGCTGGAGAAGGCATTACAATACTGTGCGCCCGCACGGATCAATCGGCTACAAGCCCCCGGCGCCGGAGGTCTTCGTGCCCGCCTTCGCCGCATGGCCGGCTGCGAAACCCCGACCATCTCCGCCGGCCATGCTCAGGGTGGCGCCCAGGCCGACCATGAACTAA